A region from the Acanthopagrus latus isolate v.2019 chromosome 8, fAcaLat1.1, whole genome shotgun sequence genome encodes:
- the ccl35.1 gene encoding chemokine (C-C motif) ligand 35, duplicate 1, with protein sequence MAAPRLALAVFVLTLAVITVTEGMRGAGPKKCCQSFNEKPVHKGRVVSYQKTSQRCPVPAILFKTVAGRQLCARPSATWVKDLISYLDGKSLPGEGSNL encoded by the exons ATGGCTGCTCCTCGTCTCgctctggctgtgtttgtgctgacgCTGGCTGTCATCACTGTGACTGAAG gCATGCGTGGTGCTGGACCAAAGAAGTGCTGCCAGAGTTTCAATGAGAAGCCTGTGCATAAAGGGAGAGTGGTGAGCTACCAAAAGACCAGCCAGCGCTGCCCCGTCCCCGCCATCTT GTTCAAGACAGTGGCAGGTCGTCAGCTGTGTGCCAGACCCTCTGCCACTTGGGTGAAGGACCTCATCAGCTACCTGGATGGCAAATCCCTCCCAGGAGAGGGATCCAACCTGTAA